TAAAATCGACGGTCCAGGGCCATTGCCCGTTGATCGGTTTGCGGTTCGTGCGCCCGTCAATGTGATGGCACCACCCAGGGGGCAGCACCGGAGCATGGATTTCCCGATACACGATATACTCATTGTTGGCGGCGGTGGTGCGGGTCTCCGCGCGGCCATTGCCGTAGCCGAAACCGATCCCAGCCTGAGCGTGGCAGTGGTCTCCAAGGTCTACCCCATGCGGAGCCACACGGTCTCGGCGGAGGGCGGAGCGGCGGCGGTCATCAAGCCCGGTGACAGTCTGGACGACCACGCCTACGACACCATTTCCGGCGGCGACTGGCTCTGTGATCAGGACGCCATCGAGGCGTTTGTGCAGGAGGCGCCCGAAGAACTGCTGCAGCTGGAGCACTGGGGCTGCCCCTGGAGCCGGGAGGAGGACGGCTCCATCGCCGTGCGCGCATTTGGCGGGATGAAGGTCAAGCGCACCTGGTTCGCGGCGGACAAGACGGGCTTCCACATGCTGCATACGCTGTTTCAGACGAGCATGAAGTATGACCCCATCCAGCGCTACGACGAGTGGTTTGTCACCCAGCTGCTGGTGGATGAGGGCCGTTGCCAGGGTGTGGTGGCCATCGAGCTGGCCACCGGCAGAATCCAGCCCATCGCCGCCCGGGCCGTGATCCTGTGCACGGGCGGCTCTGGGCGGGTCTTTCCCTTCACCACCAACGCCGCCATCAAAACCGGCGATGGAATGGCCCTGGCCTATCGCGCGGGCGTGCCCCTGAAGGATATGGAGTTCGTGCAGATCCACCCCACCGGGCTGCCCTTCACCGGTATTCTTATCACGGAGGCGACCCGGGCGGAAGGGGGCTGGCTGCTCAACAAGGACGGTTACCGCTACTTGCAGGACTATGACCTGGGCAAGCCCGAACCCAAGCCGGTGCTGCGCTCCATGGAGCTGGGCCCCCGGGACAGGCTGTCGCAAGCCTTCGTCGCCGAGCAGGAAAAAGGCCGCACATTGGAGGGGCCGTACGGGCACTACGTGCACCTCGATATCCGGCATTTGGGCAAAAAGGTCATTGACGCCAAACTCCCCTTTGTGCGGGAACTCTGCATGAAGTACGTGAATATCGACCCGGTGAAAGAGCTGATTCCCGTGCGACCCGTCGTTCACTACATGATGGGCGGCGTTCATACCGATTTGCATGGCGCCACCCCGCTGGACGGGCTGTACGCCGCGGGAGAGGCTGCCTGTGTGAGCATCAACGGCGCGAACCGGCTGGGCTCAAATTCGCTCACCGAGCTGCTGGTCTTCGGAGCCCGGGCCGGGAAATCGGCCGCCCGCTTTGCCTTGGAGCAGCGCCCGGTCAGCCCCGGCCTGACGGCCCTGGCTGACGACGAAGCCCGGCGTATCGATAGGCAATATCTGCGCAGCAACGGCGGCCAGGAGCGCGTCGCCGGTCTGCGGGACGAAATGCATGCCGTCATGGAGGCCAGTGTCGGTATTTACCGCAATGAGACCGACCTGAAAGCATCAGTTGAGGCGTTGGGCGAGCTCCGGGAACGGCTGGGCTCCGTGGGCCTCGACGACCACAGTCTTACATTCAACACAGAGCTGCTGGCGGCCCTGGAACTGGGCTACCTGATGGATGTGGCCGAGGCCATCGCCCAATCTGCCCTGCAGCGGACAGAGTCCCGGGGTTCGCATCAGCGGTCGGACCACCCCCGACGCGATGACGAGCGCTTCCTGGCCCACAGTTTGGCCTACCGCTTGGAGGACGGCCCGCCACGCATCGAATACCTGCCCGTCACCATTACCCGCTGGCCGCCGGGAGAGCGGGTCTACGGCCGGTGACCCGAGCCGGTCCAACCAAGGACGAACCCGAGGTCACCAGCGCCCCACCCCCTTTCAGATGCACCGGCCGAAGCTTACCTTTAGGGGGAGCATAAGCCTGACCACCGCCTTGCCATGCAGACCTAACCAGCCCCATGTCTGAAACCCTCACCCTGGAAGTTCTCCGCTACAATCCGGAGGAGCATGCCGAGCCGGTCTACCAATCCTACCATGTACCCTACCGGAAAGACTGGGTCATTCTAGACGCGCTCAACCACATCAAGGACAACGTGGACGGCACTCTGACGTACCGCTGGTCGTGTCGGATGGGGGTGTGCGGGAGTTGTGGGATGATGGTTAACGGTGTGCCGACCCTTACGTGCGCTACATTTCTGGAAGCATCGTTGCCGGATCCTATCAGGATCGCTCCGCTGGAAAATTTTCCGGTGATCCGCGACCTGGTCACCGCCATGGGCGACTTCATGGAGAAGCTCAAACTCGCCCAGCCGTGGATCATCCGGGACCGGGAGCAGCCCGTTGCAGATGGCGAATACCGCCAGACCCCGGTGCAGCTGGCGGCCTACAAGCAGTACAGCATGTGCATCAACTGTCTGCTCTGCTACTCCGCGTGCCCGGTCTACGGCCTGGAGCCTCAATTCATCGGGCCGGCCGCCATCGCACTGGCCCAGCGCTATAATCTCGACAGCCGCGACGAAGGCCGTGCCCAGCGCGACGAGGTGCTTTCCACGGAGGAGGGTATCTGGCAGTGCACACTGGTGGGGGAGTGCTCGGTGGTTTGTCCCGAGCACGTGGATCCTGCCGCCGCCATACAGCGCTACAAAGTGGCTGCGACCATGGACTGGTTCAAAGCCTTGCTGATGCCCTGGAGCAGGCCGCAGGGCTCCCGGGATTGAGGGGCCGCAAGTATGACCACAACTGGTTTGCCTTCCTACACCCGCTTCCACCCCAAATGGTATCGGGTGCGGATGCCCATTTTCTGGTGGGTTCGGCGCTGGGTCCACGCCCGGTTCATACTCAGGGAATTGACCAGCGTGTTTGTGGCCTATTACGCCCTTGTGATGCTGATCCAGGTCCGGGCCGTAGGGCTGGGTGAGCAGGCCTATGCCCAGTTCTCCGTCTGGTTGGAAACGCCCACTGCACTGATTCTAAACGCCGTCGCATTCCTGTTTGTGGCCTATCACACCGTCACCTGGCTGAGGCTTGCTCCCAGGGCACTGGTGATCAGGTTGGGGGGCCGCCGGGTGAGTGATGCCGCCATCGTTGCCGGAAACTTTCTGGCGTTGGGTGGGGCCTCGATCTTTGTGGCCTGGATTCTATTGGCAGGGTAAACAGCCCACGCCGCCCATGAATAAATCAGCCGCAAGGAAACGCTTCATGGAGCCGTTCTGGTGGTCGCTTTTCGGGGCGGGCGGCACCTTGGCGGCGCTACTGATGCCCATTCATTTACTGCTCAGTGGCCTGGCCATTCCCCTGGGCCTGATTCCGGCCCCAGCCTATGAGCGGCTGGCTACCTTGATTGCGCTACCGCCGACTCGGCTCTATCTGTTTGCGCTGATATCGCTGTCGCTTTTTCACTGGGCCCACCGCTTCCGTTTCACGCTCTACGACGGTCTGCAACTCAAGCACCTGAATCTGCTCATCGCCATCCTTTGCTACGGCGGCGCGGCGTTGGGAACATTGGCAACGGGATACACACTGTGGGCTATCTAGTTAGGGTACCGTGCTACCTGGACCCGCGCCATCAAGTAGGGCCACCAGCCACGGCAGGTATAAGGAGATAGTGGTATGTTACGCCTCGTGCACATTTTCGATTTGCGGAGCAGCGGTAACGATGAAGCTTTTCTAAACTGGTTGTCCGCCAACCTTTATGAAAAGGCAGAGGAATTCGGCTGTATCGACCGCAAGACGTGGCTATTTATTGATGGTGTCAATAATCCTTACGAGAAAAAGCCCAAGTCCCTGAAACGCCCAAAGTTTGTGCTGGAAGCTTTTTGGAAGAGCCAAAAGGACGCGGACAACTTTCGCGATTGGTTGAACAGTGACGATGGCAGTGATCATCGCAAGAATTGGGCCGAACATGTCAGGAACCACTCCATTTTGCGTTATGTCGAGCACAGCTCCATTCAGAATGTCGGGGACGATTAGGAACTTGAATGTCAATACTGATCCGAAAACTGTAAATATTACCTTTATCACCGGTTCATTGCTTGCGATCCCGGGCACGATTCCCCGCCTAACAGGTGAACCTGATTGCCCGCCGAGGGGTCGACATTAACGGACGGTTTGCAGCGTCCTTGTTCCCATCATTTAAATTGAGTTGATTGCCCGACTGCGTTTGCCTTTGCAAATATTTTGTACTAATATTTCGCCGCTGTAATGAACACTAAACTGGGGTAATCTCATCATGTCATTCGAAAAATTCATTCCTGAAAAAAAGCGCCCTAACCTTGGAATACCGCCCCAGGCAAAAGTATTGAAAGGCGGCCAAATATCTCTCAATTCGTCGGCCTACGAACAGTACTTAAAGGGGGCAACTCATATCGAACTTTATTATGACACCGTTCAAAAGAAAATAGGCCTGCAGCCCAAAAAGTACCAAACCAAATCGGCTTTTGAATTGCGGTCCGTTGGAAAGAACAAGTCTATCTATCGCGTAAATGCCAAACTGCTGATCGAGCACTACGGCCTAGCTCCCGACTCGAAAATCGCTATAACTCCCAGCTGGAATTCCAGCGAGAATCTGCTTGAGTTAGCTTTGTAATAGCGCCGGAACTTGGGGCGAGTCCGGCCCTGCGAACGTGCTGCGACTTCACATGGCAGTAGGGGGCAGAGCGGCCTGCAGACTACTGCTCGGCTCCCATTGATGGAGCTCCATCGTGTAGAACCTGCTGAAGGTAGTCACGGTACTGGCTGGCCGGCGTATCCTTCACAATCTGCCCAAGTTGTGCTCCGTCAATGTAGCCCATATGGAAGGCTACCTCCTCGATGCATCCAATTTTCAGGCCTTGACGAAGCTCGATAGCTTCGATAAAATTGCCGCCTTCAAGGAGGCTTGCATGAGTGCCCATGTCGAGCCAGGCTATCCCCCGACTAAACCGCAGGACCTGCAGCTCGCCCAATTCCAGGTAAAGCCTATTAATGTCCGTTATTTCCAACTCGCCGCGGGCAGATGGCTTGAGTCCTTTGGCAAATGACACCACGCGCTCATCGTAAAAATATAGCCCCGGCACCGCATAGTTAGACTTCGGCTGTTGGGGCTTTTCCTCAATGCTTAGGGCACGCCCCTGCGGATCGAACGCAACAATGCCGTAGCGCTGGGGATCCCGTACCTGATAGGCAAAAATGGTCGCACCCTTGCCGGTCTTGACCGCCTGGCGCAGCTGCTCTACATAGCCGGTGCCGTAGAAGACGTTGTCACCCAGAATCAGGCAGACGCTCTCACCGGCGAGGAAGCTTTCACCCAGCAGGAACGCCTGGGCGATACCACCGGGCTGCGGTTGTACCGTATACTTCAGGTTCACCCCTAGACG
The nucleotide sequence above comes from Candidatus Neomarinimicrobiota bacterium. Encoded proteins:
- the frdA gene encoding fumarate reductase (quinol) flavoprotein subunit, with translation MDFPIHDILIVGGGGAGLRAAIAVAETDPSLSVAVVSKVYPMRSHTVSAEGGAAAVIKPGDSLDDHAYDTISGGDWLCDQDAIEAFVQEAPEELLQLEHWGCPWSREEDGSIAVRAFGGMKVKRTWFAADKTGFHMLHTLFQTSMKYDPIQRYDEWFVTQLLVDEGRCQGVVAIELATGRIQPIAARAVILCTGGSGRVFPFTTNAAIKTGDGMALAYRAGVPLKDMEFVQIHPTGLPFTGILITEATRAEGGWLLNKDGYRYLQDYDLGKPEPKPVLRSMELGPRDRLSQAFVAEQEKGRTLEGPYGHYVHLDIRHLGKKVIDAKLPFVRELCMKYVNIDPVKELIPVRPVVHYMMGGVHTDLHGATPLDGLYAAGEAACVSINGANRLGSNSLTELLVFGARAGKSAARFALEQRPVSPGLTALADDEARRIDRQYLRSNGGQERVAGLRDEMHAVMEASVGIYRNETDLKASVEALGELRERLGSVGLDDHSLTFNTELLAALELGYLMDVAEAIAQSALQRTESRGSHQRSDHPRRDDERFLAHSLAYRLEDGPPRIEYLPVTITRWPPGERVYGR
- a CDS encoding succinate dehydrogenase/fumarate reductase iron-sulfur subunit, giving the protein MSETLTLEVLRYNPEEHAEPVYQSYHVPYRKDWVILDALNHIKDNVDGTLTYRWSCRMGVCGSCGMMVNGVPTLTCATFLEASLPDPIRIAPLENFPVIRDLVTAMGDFMEKLKLAQPWIIRDREQPVADGEYRQTPVQLAAYKQYSMCINCLLCYSACPVYGLEPQFIGPAAIALAQRYNLDSRDEGRAQRDEVLSTEEGIWQCTLVGECSVVCPEHVDPAAAIQRYKVAATMDWFKALLMPWSRPQGSRD
- a CDS encoding fumarate reductase subunit C (part of four member fumarate reductase enzyme complex FrdABCD which catalyzes the reduction of fumarate to succinate during anaerobic respiration; FrdCD are the membrane components which interact with quinone and are involved in electron transfer; FrdAB are the catalytic subcomplex consisting of a flavoprotein subunit and an iron-sulfur subunit, respectively; the catalytic subunits are similar to succinate dehydrogenase SdhAB), whose protein sequence is MTTTGLPSYTRFHPKWYRVRMPIFWWVRRWVHARFILRELTSVFVAYYALVMLIQVRAVGLGEQAYAQFSVWLETPTALILNAVAFLFVAYHTVTWLRLAPRALVIRLGGRRVSDAAIVAGNFLALGGASIFVAWILLAG
- a CDS encoding fumarate reductase subunit D is translated as MNKSAARKRFMEPFWWSLFGAGGTLAALLMPIHLLLSGLAIPLGLIPAPAYERLATLIALPPTRLYLFALISLSLFHWAHRFRFTLYDGLQLKHLNLLIAILCYGGAALGTLATGYTLWAI
- the rfbA gene encoding glucose-1-phosphate thymidylyltransferase RfbA gives rise to the protein MKGIILAGGSGTRLYPLSMAVCKQLLPVYDKPMIYYPLTTLLLAGIRDILVISTPQDVPRFEQLLGDGSRLGVNLKYTVQPQPGGIAQAFLLGESFLAGESVCLILGDNVFYGTGYVEQLRQAVKTGKGATIFAYQVRDPQRYGIVAFDPQGRALSIEEKPQQPKSNYAVPGLYFYDERVVSFAKGLKPSARGELEITDINRLYLELGELQVLRFSRGIAWLDMGTHASLLEGGNFIEAIELRQGLKIGCIEEVAFHMGYIDGAQLGQIVKDTPASQYRDYLQQVLHDGAPSMGAEQ